A stretch of the Fusarium musae strain F31 chromosome 2, whole genome shotgun sequence genome encodes the following:
- a CDS encoding hypothetical protein (EggNog:ENOG41) — protein MGELEAQMNSPLDFHGQKVVIRIAEQPWFNDNNSEDHNTEDHMPMQRVLWEFLERLEVWEPTMRPMEVSVVQTLATGTPELLDQDEKENGAAGPENEGQRRVLVLLAYCSTGGRKFYNVILKRPGSFRALKTELESHPKGYFTIIHLDMLLVHKRPRKSEPGTRRIYFQFVNQNKSEVIEGDLKAAIKVAALLLLHGVQDVVIAPCPHARSAIETAATVLLSSGIRTVVALAYHITEIDAGVFIRSLYTGYIHEKLPLEEAARAARRHLRGIEGDEKPICDFVALTIHTFAWKAAAAIDLWNGWHWKDGSVGSFMYMVKGFGPSESFNKDDMLQQLQHRFVPNSTLDSDDTSSFYEYFESHKCLIVIDDLDSANFNRQQGQFMDLTSKLSKSGALVILASRKRERWLTTLLVMDPEFRDRVTDNDEPSSPETTAKNKAQE, from the exons ATGGGTGAACTGGAGGCGCAGATGAACTCTCCATTGGACTTTCACGGACAAAAAGTAGTCATTCGTATTGCGGAGCAACCTTGGTTCAATGATAATAACTCTGAGGACCACAATACCGAGGATCACATGCCCATGCAACGGGTCCTTTGGGAGTTCCTCGAGCGGCTCGAGGTATGGGAACCTACGATGCGGCCGATGGAGGTCAGCGTGGTGCAAACACTTGCTACTGGCACTCCCGAACTTCTCGACCAGGACGAAAAAGAGAACGGAGCTGCTGGCCCGGAGAACGAAGGGCAAAGGAGGGTTCTTGTGCT TCTCGCGTACTGTTCTACTGGCGGCAGGAAATTCTACAACGTCATCTTAAAACGACCTGGATCTTTCCGCGCCCTGAAAACTGAGCTTGAATCCCACCCTAAAGGTTACTTCACCATCATTCATTTAGACATGCTGCTTGTCCACAAGCGCCCTCGAAAGTCTGAGCCCGGAACTCGTAGAATCTACTTCCAATTCGTCAACCAAAACAAGTCTGAAGTGATAGAGGGGGACCTGAAAGCGGCCATTAAAGTTGCCGcactgcttctgcttcatgGTGTTCAGGATGTTGTCATTGCTCCCTGTCCACATGCCAGGTCCGCCATCGAGACGGCAGCTACAGTACTTTTGAGCAGTGGCATACGTACCGTGGTTGCTTTGGCCTATCACATCACTGAAATTGATGCCGGGGTATTCATAAGATCACTCTACACTGGGTACATTCATGAGAAGCTCCCACTGGAGGAAGCGGCTCGAGCAGCTCGACGACACTTGAGGGGAATCGAAGGCGATGAGAAGCCAATTTGCGATTTTGTGGCGTTGAC AATCCATACTTTTGCCTGGAAAGCCGCTGCCGCTATTGATCTATGGAATGGCTGGCATTGGAAAGACGGCTCTGTTGGATCATTTATGTACATGGTGAAAGGCTTCGG TCCGAGCGAATCTTTCAACAAGGATGACATGCTACAACAGCTGCAACACCGCTTTGTTCCGAACTCTACTCTAGACTCGGATGATACAAGCTCATTTTATGAGTATTTCGAGAGTCATAAATGTCTGATCGTGATTGACGACCTCGACTCAGCGAACTTCAACCGACAACAAGGCCAGTTCATGGATCTGACCTCCAAGCTATCCAAGTCTGGTGCGCTTGTCATTCTTGCTTCGCGCAAGCGAGAGCGATGGCTGA CGActctgttggtgatggatcCCGAATTCAGGGACCGCGTCACTGATAATGACgagccttcatctcctgaGACAACGGCAAAGAACAAAGCACAAGAATAG
- a CDS encoding hypothetical protein (EggNog:ENOG41), with protein sequence MANGNPQAIGIMTQSGLYWSRAPKDVHSFLLGFRSSRHTTPPASFGTSDIDDESKQPSNRTLLEGVYENLRSMDCGDGFLPILLAPFMGVLPTKDLLTISCIWSTRVAKVLGKSAATRLVHTVLDSDSPYGDNTELTEEARVYIETLMNVAEVAEPVEDLALSSASVLLHKDVEFSEPSSPAGNFLTTMCDRVKDRLVDGRMLEEFTEVPESLIPTGRGIMHLNPLVPLPLRQHPAYKTNSFSLQSTANEAFVLYYCYRGKKWPWDCWEDDREWGVVDLEIELEFDNFASAYMTGLLHIDLDIAHLKVPMRIAAVLEHGTGDKFYCRKTILAQVWIIALARTLTELKKLQDEDRSRRTEVYMFLWTAMYFSSELGRFHDLDREADEVAKYKGLIAQFAVLASRMVLDEIEVKAKKHKLSGRKELERLAGLAADPDQDILYSIRGQVRRVFVWISNPFERHYFLGPAITPSVSVNVDLAAVLSFSVKVRRHISLVKGTEEAAKRED encoded by the exons ATGGCGAACGGAAATCCCCAGGCTATAGGGATTATGACTCAAAGTGGGCTTTACTGGTCGCGAGCTCCGAAAGATGTGCATAGCTTCTTACTTGGATTTCGTTCAAGCCGCCATACCACACCTCCTGCGAGCTTTGGCACTTCGGATATCGACGATGAATCTAAACAGCCAAGCAACAGAACGCTACTTGAGGGTGTTTATGAGAATCTGCGAAGTATGGACTGCGGCGATGGGTTTCTACCCATACTACTTGCGCCTTTCATGGGTGTTTTGCCCACCAAAGATCTCCTCACCATTTCTTGCATCTGGAGCACAAGAGTGGCTAAGGTTCTAGGAAAATCTGCGGCTACAAGGCTTGTGCACACGGTGCTCGACTCGGATTCCCCTTATGGAGACAATACCGAGCTCACAGAAGAGGCACGCGTCTACATTGAGACTTTAATGAATGTTGCTGAAGTAGCCGAACCTGTTGAAGACCTGGCTTTGTCCAGCGCCAGCGTTCTGTTACATAAAGACGTCGAGTTTTCGGAACCATCGTCACCCGCTGGCAATTTCCTGACCACCATGTGTGACCGCGTTAAAGATAGACTTGTTGATGGCCGAATGCTTGAAGAGTTCACTGAAGTGCCGGAATCATTGATCCCAACAGGCCGAGGGATCATGCATTTGAATCCACTGGTTCCTTTGCCTCTCAGGCAACATCCTGCCTATAAAACTAactccttttctcttcaatCGACAGCTAATGAGGCATTTGTACTATACTACTGCTATAGAGGGAAGAA ATGGCCTTGGGACTGTTGGGAAGATGATCGCGAATGGGGAGTAGTTGACCTGGAGATCGAGCTTGAATTCGACAATTTTGCATCTGCCTACATGACAGGTCTTCTGCACATCGACCTCGACATAGCCCATCTAAAGGTACCGATGCGAATAGCCGCTGTGCTCGAGCATGGTACCGGCGATAAGTTCTACTGCAGAAAGACTATACTTGCCCAAGTATGGATTATCGCTTTGGCCAGGACCCTTacagagctgaagaagcttcAAGATGAGGATCGAAGCCGTCGGACCGAGGTATATATGTTTTTGTGGACTGCTATGTATTTCAGCTCTGAACTAGGTCGATTCCATGATCTCGACCGTGAGGCGGACGAGGTGGCCAAGTACAAAGGCCTCATCGCTCAGTTCGCCGTGTTGGCCAGCAGGATGGTCCTGGACGAGATTGAAGTAAAGGCAAAGAAGCATAAGCTATCAGGGAGAAAGGAACTTGAACGTCTGGCTGGATTGGCGGCGGATCCAGATCAAGATATCCTGTACTCGATCAGAGGTCAAGTCAGGCGCGTTTTTGTATGGATCTCAAACCCTTTTGAAAGACACTATTTTCTGGGACCAGCAATAACTCCATCTGTATCAGTTAATGTTGACCTGGCTGCTGTGTTGTCATTCTCTGTTAAAGTTCGTCGACATATAAGCCTGGTTAAGGGTACTGAAGAGGCAGCTAAGAGAGAGGATTAG
- a CDS encoding hypothetical protein (EggNog:ENOG41) produces MLARGGNAGFMVTAVLIYQGATFTHSRERGATTSAGVSVPVSTIVSSTTGIMLPSELTDPGVSGSQSHQNTAEFSSESAGSKIFALQYKTVRRSVVQSFLGINNGMMLKEKGPDLPVSQSFVKKHCGDDESESEESDPSSDEESDREDEVESDDKSGGVYDTVKNGKVVLEMDENSVTWANPLDEEEEGVERVDISIDGEEMEFVF; encoded by the coding sequence ATGCTAGCTCGTGGCGGCAATGCTGGTTTCATGGTTACTGCGGTGCTCATCTATCAGGGTGCAACTTTCACGCACTCAAGAGAACGCGGGGCTACAACATCGGCCGGTGTTTCGGTGCCTGTGTCTACGATTGTCTCGAGCACTACAGGCATCATGCTTCCCTCTGAACTGACTGACCCAGGGGTTTCCGGGTCGCAAAGTCACCAAAATACAGCTGAGTTCTCCAGTGAAAGCGCCGGGAGCAAGATATTTGCTCTCCAGTACAAGACTGTGCGGAGATCGGTTGTCCAGTCGTTCTTGGGTATAAACAACGGTATGATGTTGAAAGAAAAGGGCCCAGATTTGCCGGTTTCGCAGTCTTTTGTGAAGAAACACTGTGGAGATGACGAATCTGAGTCGGAGGAGAGCGATCCCAGTAGCGACGAAGAAAGTGATCGAGAGGATGAGGTCGAGAGTGATGACAAATCTGGCGGTGTCTATGATACAGTCAAGAACGGCAAGGTCGTCctggagatggatgagaatAGCGTTACGTGGGCTAATCCGctagatgaggaggaagagggggTGGAACGCGTTGATATCAGcattgatggagaagaaatgGAGTTTGTATTTTGA